In Anaerolineae bacterium, a single genomic region encodes these proteins:
- a CDS encoding LacI family DNA-binding transcriptional regulator yields MARTSIKDIARAAGVSHSTVSRALRDDPRISPEVVQRIRSLARDMSYSPSVVARSLVTRRTRTIGVVVTTISDPFVSAVVDGIEEEATANDHAVILVMSRSDPEHELEAVRLLSERRVDGIIVSASRVGNYEERLVRLQVPIVLLNNQSESSYIYSINVDDVRGAHMATDHLLELGHRHIAYIGCPDRPRSHRRREQGFRMALGERGMVPGLSQVVADEGIGDDAERGKLGMRRLLGVEDRPTAVFCYNDVTAIGALNETRRWGLAVPGDVSLVGFDDVREASLVSPALTTVNQPRESMGRQAVEMLLRLLAGESVGDRVILPRLVIRQSSGPPKSSG; encoded by the coding sequence GTGGCTCGCACTTCCATCAAAGACATCGCCCGGGCTGCGGGGGTGTCTCACTCTACCGTGTCTCGGGCCCTGAGGGACGATCCGCGCATCAGCCCGGAGGTGGTGCAGCGCATCCGTTCTCTGGCCAGGGACATGAGCTACAGCCCCAGCGTCGTGGCGCGCAGCCTGGTCACCCGGCGGACCCGCACCATCGGTGTGGTCGTCACCACCATCTCTGACCCATTCGTCTCCGCCGTTGTGGATGGCATTGAGGAGGAGGCGACGGCTAACGATCATGCGGTGATCCTGGTCATGTCTCGTTCCGACCCCGAGCATGAGCTGGAGGCGGTGCGACTGCTGAGCGAGAGGAGGGTGGACGGGATCATCGTTTCGGCCTCGCGGGTGGGGAACTACGAGGAGCGACTGGTGCGGCTGCAGGTGCCCATAGTGCTGCTCAACAACCAGTCGGAGAGTAGCTACATCTACTCCATAAACGTGGACGATGTCCGGGGTGCTCACATGGCGACAGACCACCTCCTCGAGCTCGGCCATCGCCACATCGCGTACATCGGCTGTCCCGATCGGCCCCGCTCACACCGACGACGGGAGCAGGGGTTCCGGATGGCCCTGGGGGAGCGGGGCATGGTGCCGGGCCTGTCCCAGGTGGTGGCAGACGAAGGCATAGGCGATGACGCCGAGCGAGGAAAGCTAGGGATGCGCCGGCTGCTGGGCGTCGAGGACCGACCGACGGCGGTCTTCTGCTACAACGACGTCACCGCTATCGGTGCTCTCAACGAAACCCGGCGGTGGGGCCTGGCGGTGCCGGGCGATGTTTCGCTGGTAGGTTTCGACGACGTAAGGGAGGCGTCGCTGGTGAGCCCCGCGCTCACCACCGTGAACCAGCCGCGGGAGAGCATGGGACGACAGGCGGTCGAAATGCTGCTGCGGTTGCTGGCGGGGGAGAGTGTAGGCGACCGCGTCATTCTACCCCGGCTGGTCATTCGGCAGTCGTCAGGCCCGCCAAAGAGCAGTGGATAG
- a CDS encoding creatininase family protein, giving the protein MPKWLATNQPDLFFEDNAVGRMKKEVWEASDEEIEGILAEYGMPPQGVEWGKPGSYIQTTIRHQLEAERRLNDVVIIPVGCTENHGQHLVSAADTLFASMIAEGVRRYTARRGRPVALALPPLNYGGHPYHHLGMPGTVVLREEVVRELLIDVMLGLWNDGFRKQIILNNHGQLWMLESALQEFQKRYQLPGIFRVIDWHRAVREFFRTTDRGGQWGTDFVHADESETSLGLYLFPEMVDMSYAVNTEGKSYLPDGHFDKSVDPFARPSNWSQGEGHFPIEIKATPEGVVGHAADAAAYKAKRPLAAILRYLTLFIDDVLAAFPPGTVPPTEEVTLRSAEEMEPYLREPMSEGWKPVYSLPAIGMRRS; this is encoded by the coding sequence ATGCCGAAGTGGCTAGCGACGAACCAGCCCGACCTGTTCTTCGAGGACAACGCCGTGGGGCGGATGAAGAAGGAGGTTTGGGAGGCGAGTGACGAGGAGATAGAGGGCATATTGGCGGAGTACGGGATGCCACCCCAAGGAGTGGAGTGGGGCAAGCCGGGGTCATACATCCAGACGACCATCCGGCACCAACTGGAGGCGGAGCGGCGTCTCAACGACGTCGTCATCATCCCGGTCGGGTGCACGGAGAACCACGGTCAGCATCTGGTGAGCGCCGCCGATACGCTGTTTGCCAGCATGATAGCCGAGGGGGTGCGGCGGTACACCGCGCGCCGGGGACGCCCGGTTGCCTTGGCCCTGCCGCCGCTGAACTACGGGGGGCATCCTTACCATCACCTGGGCATGCCGGGGACGGTCGTCCTGCGCGAGGAGGTAGTGCGGGAGCTGCTCATTGACGTCATGCTGGGGCTGTGGAACGACGGCTTCCGCAAGCAGATCATCCTCAACAACCACGGCCAGCTGTGGATGCTGGAGTCCGCCCTGCAGGAGTTCCAGAAGCGCTACCAGCTACCTGGCATCTTCCGGGTGATCGACTGGCACCGGGCGGTGCGCGAGTTCTTCCGCACCACCGACCGAGGGGGCCAGTGGGGCACGGACTTCGTCCACGCCGACGAATCGGAGACCTCCCTGGGCCTGTACCTGTTCCCCGAGATGGTGGACATGAGCTACGCCGTCAACACCGAGGGCAAGTCCTACCTTCCGGACGGGCATTTCGACAAGTCGGTGGACCCCTTCGCCCGCCCGAGCAACTGGTCTCAGGGGGAGGGCCACTTCCCCATCGAGATCAAGGCCACGCCGGAGGGGGTGGTGGGCCACGCTGCCGATGCGGCTGCCTACAAGGCTAAGCGCCCTCTGGCCGCCATCCTGCGCTACCTAACCCTCTTCATAGACGACGTGCTGGCTGCCTTCCCTCCCGGCACGGTTCCACCCACGGAGGAGGTGACCCTGCGCTCGGCGGAGGAGATGGAGCCCTACCTGCGTGAGCCGATGAGCGAAGGGTGGAAGCCCGTCTACTCGCTACCAGCCATCGGAATGCGCCGGTCGTGA
- a CDS encoding sugar phosphate isomerase/epimerase: MGGHGDRETGRGGDSLSPPHRLSPSPCLPFSASPRLPLAIVLSTHPAQFQAVAFRGDLEANLRSIAGLGYDGVELAIRDPGLVDVEALSRTLDQLGLAVPAVGTGQAWAEEGLSFTDPDASVRRAAVDRIRAHLAPSARWGAVVIVGLIRGTVFPGVEPEQAWAWLVEALRECCRSAADVGVRLALEPINRYETVLVNTVAQGLDLVTQVGAPNLGLLLDTFHMNIEEPSIERSIRAAGERIFHFHVADSNRWYPGAGHLNFPAILAALAETGYGGYVSGEFLPLPDPATAAASAIRFLRGETGRRGDAETGRGGEGVTA, translated from the coding sequence ATGGGGGGACACGGGGACAGGGAGACAGGGAGAGGGGGCGATTCACTGTCTCCCCCTCACCGCCTCTCCCCTTCTCCCTGTCTCCCCTTCTCCGCGTCTCCCCGTCTCCCCCTCGCCATCGTCCTCTCCACTCACCCGGCCCAGTTCCAGGCGGTGGCGTTCAGGGGGGACCTGGAGGCGAACCTGAGAAGCATCGCCGGGTTGGGGTACGACGGGGTGGAGTTGGCCATCCGGGACCCTGGCCTGGTGGATGTCGAGGCTCTCAGCCGCACGCTCGATCAACTAGGCCTGGCGGTACCCGCCGTCGGCACCGGCCAGGCCTGGGCGGAGGAAGGCCTCTCCTTCACCGATCCCGACGCCTCCGTGCGCCGGGCGGCGGTGGACCGCATACGGGCCCACTTGGCGCCGTCAGCCCGCTGGGGCGCGGTCGTCATCGTGGGCCTCATCCGAGGCACCGTGTTCCCTGGGGTGGAGCCCGAGCAGGCCTGGGCCTGGCTGGTGGAGGCACTCAGGGAGTGCTGCCGTTCGGCGGCCGACGTTGGGGTCAGGCTGGCCCTGGAGCCCATCAACCGTTACGAGACGGTGCTGGTCAACACGGTGGCCCAAGGGCTGGACCTGGTGACCCAGGTGGGGGCTCCCAACCTGGGGCTGCTCCTTGACACCTTTCACATGAACATCGAAGAGCCCAGCATCGAGCGCAGTATTCGCGCGGCAGGGGAGCGCATCTTTCACTTCCATGTGGCGGACTCGAACCGCTGGTACCCGGGCGCCGGCCACCTGAACTTCCCCGCCATCCTAGCGGCGCTGGCCGAGACCGGTTACGGCGGTTATGTCTCCGGCGAGTTCCTTCCCCTCCCCGATCCCGCCACCGCCGCCGCGAGCGCTATCCGCTTCCTGAGAGGGGAGACGGGGAGACGGGGAGACGCGGAGACGGGGAGAGGGGGAGAGGGGGTGACTGCATGA
- a CDS encoding alcohol dehydrogenase catalytic domain-containing protein: protein MRALVLRADWDPRPEYELSQWEKRTGKAVTGSSVWRNPRLQVEEVPTPVLEPEEVLVRVSACGVCGSDVHFYETDADGYMLYPGLTRFPSVIGHEFSGVVADRGAAVSDLEVGDLVTAEEMIWCGHCVPCRNGFPNQCRNLEEIGFTIDGAAAEYIAIGAKYCWKLSSVAERLGDQGRALELGAMTEPASVAYNAIFEVAGGFRPGQYVAVFGAGPIGLASIALARAAGAGRIVAFEVSPVRRELALRVGADLAYDPAQVRPSQVLMEHSGGEGFDFMVEAAGAPQHTVPEMEQALAIGAKVVQIGRAATRVPMYLEQLQVRKAKVFGAQGHSGYGNFPNVIRLMASGRLDLSPIITSRFRLDEGVAAIQQATRREDGKILITVGERREGVEETGVEEGRGCQAMRGSGQGGGEE from the coding sequence ATGAGGGCATTGGTGCTGCGCGCAGACTGGGATCCGCGGCCAGAATACGAGCTGAGCCAGTGGGAGAAGCGCACCGGCAAGGCGGTGACGGGCAGCAGCGTGTGGCGGAACCCTCGCCTGCAGGTGGAGGAAGTACCTACACCGGTCCTGGAGCCGGAAGAGGTGCTGGTTCGGGTTAGCGCCTGCGGCGTATGCGGTTCGGACGTTCACTTCTACGAAACCGACGCCGACGGCTACATGCTCTACCCAGGGTTGACCCGGTTCCCCAGCGTGATTGGGCACGAGTTCTCGGGAGTGGTGGCCGACAGGGGCGCCGCCGTGAGCGACCTGGAGGTGGGAGACCTAGTGACCGCCGAGGAGATGATCTGGTGCGGGCATTGCGTTCCCTGCCGCAACGGCTTCCCTAATCAGTGCCGCAACTTGGAGGAGATTGGCTTCACCATTGACGGGGCGGCGGCAGAGTACATCGCCATCGGGGCCAAGTACTGCTGGAAGCTCAGCTCCGTGGCTGAGCGCCTGGGCGACCAAGGGCGCGCCCTCGAGTTGGGTGCCATGACCGAGCCCGCGTCAGTGGCCTACAACGCCATCTTCGAGGTGGCCGGTGGCTTCCGGCCGGGCCAGTACGTGGCCGTGTTCGGGGCAGGGCCCATCGGCCTGGCCTCCATCGCGCTGGCGCGGGCTGCCGGGGCCGGGCGGATCGTGGCCTTCGAGGTCTCTCCGGTCAGGCGCGAGCTGGCTCTGCGGGTGGGGGCCGATCTCGCCTATGATCCCGCGCAGGTGCGCCCTTCCCAGGTGCTGATGGAGCACTCCGGAGGCGAGGGCTTCGACTTCATGGTCGAGGCGGCGGGGGCGCCGCAACACACCGTCCCCGAGATGGAGCAGGCCCTGGCCATCGGAGCCAAGGTGGTGCAGATAGGTCGGGCTGCGACGCGAGTGCCCATGTACCTGGAGCAGCTGCAGGTGCGCAAGGCCAAGGTGTTCGGGGCGCAGGGACATTCGGGCTACGGCAACTTCCCCAACGTCATCCGGTTGATGGCCTCGGGCCGACTGGACCTGTCCCCCATCATCACCAGCCGCTTCCGCCTGGACGAGGGCGTGGCCGCCATCCAGCAGGCCACGAGGCGCGAGGACGGCAAGATCCTGATCACCGTGGGGGAGAGGAGGGAAGGAGTAGAGGAGACAGGAGTAGAGGAGGGAAGGGGGTGCCAAGCGATGAGGGGTAGTGGGCAGGGAGGAGGAGAGGAGTGA
- a CDS encoding LCP family protein: MADPSRRSAFPCGCMVLAAILAFLLGAGLAAFRDSALAGPLAAVFSPSSAVWSGSEPVTLLLLGTDARENEPGPSRSDTIMLALFDPGARSVALLSIPRDLWVTIPGHGESRINTAYFRGQAYDVPHGGPGLAALTVEYNFGVPVDYWATLDFAGFERIVDALGGVTVEVPYDIYDPTYPDDWNGTTELYIPAGIQHLDGALALKYARTRHGDSDFDRARRQQQIVRAALDRALSPATLPKLPRLARALSDAVETNADTDALVALAGWLCRTRELSLETALVDRDLASDYVTATGAYVLLPDWAGIRALVGEIFSPRLPQGQPLAGVALRVENATDLPGLASHTASFLSTEGASITSIADREGGTLRRSVLYVYSPSPRAEEYLRSLYGLADDQIVRVEGGMESQTQMTLVLGWDVIAGE; encoded by the coding sequence ATGGCCGACCCTTCACGTCGCTCGGCATTCCCCTGCGGCTGCATGGTTCTGGCCGCAATCCTTGCCTTTCTTCTGGGCGCCGGCCTGGCAGCCTTCCGCGACTCGGCCCTGGCCGGGCCCCTAGCTGCCGTCTTCTCGCCTTCCTCTGCCGTCTGGTCCGGGTCCGAGCCGGTAACCCTGCTTCTCCTCGGCACTGATGCCCGCGAGAACGAGCCCGGCCCCTCTCGCAGCGATACCATCATGCTGGCCCTCTTCGATCCCGGGGCCCGGAGTGTCGCCCTCCTCTCCATCCCGCGCGACCTCTGGGTCACCATCCCTGGGCACGGGGAGAGCAGGATCAACACCGCCTACTTCCGTGGCCAGGCCTACGACGTCCCTCACGGGGGGCCAGGCCTGGCTGCCCTCACGGTGGAGTACAACTTCGGCGTCCCGGTGGACTACTGGGCTACGTTGGACTTCGCTGGCTTCGAGCGCATCGTGGACGCCCTGGGCGGCGTCACCGTCGAGGTGCCCTATGACATCTACGATCCCACCTACCCGGACGACTGGAACGGCACCACTGAGCTGTACATACCCGCCGGCATCCAGCACCTCGACGGTGCCCTGGCCCTCAAGTATGCCCGCACCCGCCACGGCGACTCTGACTTCGACCGGGCCCGCCGACAGCAGCAGATCGTCCGGGCCGCCCTGGATCGGGCCCTGAGCCCGGCCACCCTGCCCAAGCTCCCCCGTCTGGCACGCGCCCTGTCCGACGCGGTGGAGACCAACGCCGACACCGACGCCTTGGTGGCTCTGGCCGGCTGGCTCTGTCGCACCAGGGAACTCAGTCTGGAGACAGCCCTAGTGGACCGCGACTTGGCGTCAGACTACGTCACCGCCACCGGAGCCTACGTCCTCCTACCTGACTGGGCCGGCATACGCGCTCTTGTGGGGGAGATATTCTCCCCCCGGTTGCCCCAGGGGCAGCCCCTGGCAGGAGTGGCCCTCCGGGTGGAGAACGCTACCGACCTGCCAGGGCTGGCCTCGCATACCGCCTCCTTCCTGAGCACCGAGGGAGCATCCATAACCAGCATCGCTGACCGGGAAGGCGGCACCTTAAGACGGTCGGTCCTCTACGTCTACTCTCCCTCCCCGCGAGCGGAGGAGTACCTGCGCTCGCTCTACGGCCTGGCAGACGATCAGATCGTGCGAGTGGAGGGAGGGATGGAGTCCCAGACTCAGATGACTCTTGTGCTGGGCTGGGACGTGATCGCAGGAGAGTGA
- a CDS encoding family 10 glycosylhydrolase — protein sequence MSSERGRFRSRGRPRAGSWTLFALLASLAFLLVVALAERSRQAPAEDQRAAVGPIVPAAALSDREDWLTNGQLELQGSGDSEAAPPGWQLFEVTEAGARFFRGPGESFLRLDCGGRTCIAGLWQRLDGLAAGGYYLEADVYLSMAPTASGAAAVRLGYDATGGVDPTSPGVTWSSQARDQGWQRVSLEIEEGGGAGTVFIAFDALSAGADCRLAGARLLGPPGVEPVTPSPTTEAMGGEPAVTDVEVRALYVSLAEMDLSDEAQLREVLDRAAAARFNTIYLQVRRLGLAYYDSAVEPVVEVLQGEEGLRWDPLARACEMAKERGLRLHAWIEVLPVWEASAPVEQQPLGHLYSLFSARFGAEWLQAGSEDGVLYASPSHPQVRTYLAAVCRDLVSRYPVDGLHFTGLEYRSHLQGDGTEALGLLLEEIGREVRAVCPEVELSAQIWPVRRDQWGWALAEAGADFGQDAASWAREGRVDVLVPALYLAEELGQAERVAALVEDWGLAGGWVPVVPAVDGGLRPFKALAQTIAEARLAGAMGVAVYDSRRLSASGYWGLLASGPFSRPAETPPLLCNRQ from the coding sequence GTGAGCAGCGAGAGAGGCCGCTTTCGCTCTCGGGGCCGACCGAGAGCCGGTTCATGGACGCTTTTCGCCCTGTTGGCCAGCCTGGCGTTCCTGCTCGTGGTTGCGCTGGCGGAGCGCTCCCGACAAGCGCCGGCTGAGGATCAGAGGGCCGCCGTAGGGCCCATCGTTCCCGCCGCTGCCCTTTCGGATCGGGAAGACTGGCTCACGAACGGGCAACTGGAGCTGCAGGGGAGCGGCGACTCGGAGGCTGCTCCGCCTGGATGGCAGTTGTTCGAGGTTACTGAAGCCGGCGCCCGCTTCTTTCGAGGCCCAGGCGAGTCCTTCCTTCGGCTGGACTGCGGCGGGCGCACGTGTATCGCTGGTCTGTGGCAACGGCTGGACGGGTTGGCGGCTGGCGGCTACTACCTCGAGGCCGATGTCTACCTCAGCATGGCCCCGACGGCATCCGGGGCGGCGGCGGTGCGCCTAGGGTATGACGCGACCGGTGGGGTGGACCCAACCTCTCCCGGGGTGACATGGTCCTCACAGGCTCGCGACCAGGGCTGGCAACGGGTCTCCCTAGAGATTGAAGAGGGGGGCGGAGCGGGCACGGTCTTCATAGCCTTCGATGCCCTGTCGGCCGGAGCGGACTGCCGGCTGGCTGGTGCTCGTCTGTTGGGGCCGCCGGGGGTGGAGCCAGTGACTCCATCTCCGACCACAGAGGCGATGGGGGGCGAGCCCGCGGTGACGGACGTGGAGGTGCGGGCGCTCTACGTCTCGCTCGCCGAGATGGACTTGAGCGACGAAGCGCAGTTGAGGGAGGTGTTGGACCGGGCGGCGGCGGCCCGCTTCAACACTATCTACCTGCAGGTGAGACGGCTCGGCTTGGCCTACTACGACTCCGCTGTGGAGCCGGTGGTGGAGGTTCTGCAGGGCGAGGAGGGCCTGCGCTGGGATCCCCTGGCGCGGGCTTGCGAAATGGCAAAGGAGCGCGGCCTCCGGCTCCACGCCTGGATCGAAGTGCTTCCGGTATGGGAGGCGAGCGCCCCAGTCGAGCAGCAGCCGCTGGGCCACCTGTACTCGCTCTTCAGCGCCAGGTTCGGGGCCGAATGGCTGCAGGCAGGAAGCGAGGATGGTGTGCTCTACGCTTCGCCCTCCCATCCTCAGGTGAGGACCTACCTGGCCGCCGTGTGCCGGGACCTGGTCTCGCGCTACCCGGTGGACGGGCTGCATTTCACGGGACTGGAGTATCGGTCCCACCTTCAGGGGGATGGCACCGAGGCATTGGGGCTGCTCTTGGAGGAGATCGGGCGGGAGGTCCGCGCCGTCTGTCCTGAGGTTGAGCTCTCGGCCCAGATCTGGCCGGTGCGGCGGGACCAGTGGGGTTGGGCTTTGGCAGAAGCGGGCGCCGACTTCGGGCAGGATGCGGCCTCGTGGGCCCGGGAGGGCCGGGTGGACGTGCTGGTGCCCGCCCTCTACTTGGCGGAGGAACTGGGGCAGGCGGAGCGAGTGGCTGCCTTGGTCGAGGACTGGGGACTGGCCGGAGGTTGGGTGCCCGTGGTGCCGGCGGTGGACGGCGGGCTACGCCCCTTCAAGGCGCTGGCGCAGACCATCGCCGAGGCCCGGCTGGCAGGGGCGATGGGGGTTGCGGTGTACGACTCTAGGCGATTGTCGGCCAGTGGCTACTGGGGATTGCTGGCCTCAGGTCCGTTCAGCCGGCCGGCGGAGACGCCGCCGCTGCTGTGCAACAGGCAGTAG